One region of Brassica napus cultivar Da-Ae chromosome A10, Da-Ae, whole genome shotgun sequence genomic DNA includes:
- the LOC106357828 gene encoding probable purine permease 11 isoform X1 encodes MLHGSSPTYQDGNQEPILVKEESVEGIPSPLLKLKSWQWWVLVSINILFLIGGQAASVLLGRFYYEEGGNSKWMATLVQTAAFPILYIPLLLLPSSSSSEPASCSLKTIVLIYVLLGVIIAGDNMLYSVGLLYLSASTYSLICATQLAFNAVFSYFINAQKFTALILNSVVLLSFSAALIALNDDADAPSGVSRSKYVVGFVCTLAASALYSLLLSLMQFSFEKILKKETFSVVLEMQIYTSLVATCVAVIGLFASGEWRTLHGEMEGYHKGQSSYVLTLVGTAVTWQVCSVGVVGLIFLVTSLFSNVISTLSLAVTPLAALAVFRDKMSGVKVMAMLIALWGFASYVYQNHLDDLKVRRARKQPQTGQVDPHC; translated from the exons ATGCTTCATGGTTCTTCCCCGACATACCAAGATG GTAATCAAGAACCAATCTTGGTGAAGGAGGAGAGTGTGGAAGGTATTCCATCTCCACTCTTGAAGCTCAAAAGCTGGCAATGGTGGGTTCTTGTGTCTATCAACATCTTATTCCTCATTGGTGGTCAAGCTGCTTCCGTCCTTCTCGGTAGGTTTTACTACGAAGAAGGTGGGAACAGCAAATGGATGGCCACTCTTGTTCAAACCGCTGCTTTTCCGATCCTCTATATCCCGCTTCTGCTCcttccttcttcctcttcttcagagCCCGCTTCTTGCTCCCTTAAAACCATTGTCTTGATCTATGTTCTGCTCGGTGTCATCATAGCTGGAGACAACATGCTGTACTCTGTTGGACTTCTATACCTCTCCGCATCCACTTATTCGCTCATTTGCGCCACACAGTTGGCTTTTAATGCGGTCTTCTCTTATTTCATCAACGCTCAGAAGTTCACTGCTTTGATCCTCAACTCAGTTGTGCTCCTCTCCTTCTCTGCTGCTTTGATTGCCCTTAACGACGATGCAGACGCTCCTTCTGGTGTCTCTAGGTCCAAGTACGTTGTCGGGTTTGTGTGTACACTCGCTGCATCCGCTCTCTACTCTCTACTGCTCTCGCTCATGCAGTTCTCCTTCGAGAAGATTCTGAAGAAAGAGACGTTTTCAGTGGTTCTCGAAATGCAGATCTACACTTCTCTAGTGGCTACTTGTGTCGCGGTCATTGGGCTTTTTGCTAGCGGGGAATGGAGAACGCTGCACGGTGAAATGGAAGGTTATCATAAAGGCCAATCCTCTTATGTACTGACTTTGGTCGGAACAGCAGTTACATGGCAAGTATGTTCTGTAGGAGTGGTGGGTTTGATATTTCTGGTGACGTCACTCTTCTCAAACGTTATTAGTACGCTCTCTCTAGCTGTGACTCCACTAGCGGCTTTGGCTGTGTTCCGTGATAAGATGAGTGGGGTTAAGGTTATGGCGATGCTGATCGCTCTTTGGGGTTTCGCTTCTTATGTTTACCAGAATCATCTCGATGATTTGAAAGTAAGACGGGCTAGAAAGCAACCTCAAACAGGGCAGGTGGATCCACACTGCTGA
- the LOC106357828 gene encoding probable purine permease 11 isoform X2, whose protein sequence is MSGNQEPILVKEESVEGIPSPLLKLKSWQWWVLVSINILFLIGGQAASVLLGRFYYEEGGNSKWMATLVQTAAFPILYIPLLLLPSSSSSEPASCSLKTIVLIYVLLGVIIAGDNMLYSVGLLYLSASTYSLICATQLAFNAVFSYFINAQKFTALILNSVVLLSFSAALIALNDDADAPSGVSRSKYVVGFVCTLAASALYSLLLSLMQFSFEKILKKETFSVVLEMQIYTSLVATCVAVIGLFASGEWRTLHGEMEGYHKGQSSYVLTLVGTAVTWQVCSVGVVGLIFLVTSLFSNVISTLSLAVTPLAALAVFRDKMSGVKVMAMLIALWGFASYVYQNHLDDLKVRRARKQPQTGQVDPHC, encoded by the exons ATGTCAG GTAATCAAGAACCAATCTTGGTGAAGGAGGAGAGTGTGGAAGGTATTCCATCTCCACTCTTGAAGCTCAAAAGCTGGCAATGGTGGGTTCTTGTGTCTATCAACATCTTATTCCTCATTGGTGGTCAAGCTGCTTCCGTCCTTCTCGGTAGGTTTTACTACGAAGAAGGTGGGAACAGCAAATGGATGGCCACTCTTGTTCAAACCGCTGCTTTTCCGATCCTCTATATCCCGCTTCTGCTCcttccttcttcctcttcttcagagCCCGCTTCTTGCTCCCTTAAAACCATTGTCTTGATCTATGTTCTGCTCGGTGTCATCATAGCTGGAGACAACATGCTGTACTCTGTTGGACTTCTATACCTCTCCGCATCCACTTATTCGCTCATTTGCGCCACACAGTTGGCTTTTAATGCGGTCTTCTCTTATTTCATCAACGCTCAGAAGTTCACTGCTTTGATCCTCAACTCAGTTGTGCTCCTCTCCTTCTCTGCTGCTTTGATTGCCCTTAACGACGATGCAGACGCTCCTTCTGGTGTCTCTAGGTCCAAGTACGTTGTCGGGTTTGTGTGTACACTCGCTGCATCCGCTCTCTACTCTCTACTGCTCTCGCTCATGCAGTTCTCCTTCGAGAAGATTCTGAAGAAAGAGACGTTTTCAGTGGTTCTCGAAATGCAGATCTACACTTCTCTAGTGGCTACTTGTGTCGCGGTCATTGGGCTTTTTGCTAGCGGGGAATGGAGAACGCTGCACGGTGAAATGGAAGGTTATCATAAAGGCCAATCCTCTTATGTACTGACTTTGGTCGGAACAGCAGTTACATGGCAAGTATGTTCTGTAGGAGTGGTGGGTTTGATATTTCTGGTGACGTCACTCTTCTCAAACGTTATTAGTACGCTCTCTCTAGCTGTGACTCCACTAGCGGCTTTGGCTGTGTTCCGTGATAAGATGAGTGGGGTTAAGGTTATGGCGATGCTGATCGCTCTTTGGGGTTTCGCTTCTTATGTTTACCAGAATCATCTCGATGATTTGAAAGTAAGACGGGCTAGAAAGCAACCTCAAACAGGGCAGGTGGATCCACACTGCTGA
- the LOC125578947 gene encoding uncharacterized protein LOC125578947 produces the protein MVSARLVDCPDIPEETEMQPNPDMMFAAGEKPVGVRVLSYQSSSALKRIFNALDEGELDIIRRSSFGKLIEIADKPVFSGRFARYMLSRQLKTKKKHEAWFRFAGKPVRFSLLEFAIVTGLPCGQFPPKSKMKLKETITEQRYWPSLFGKVDTVTVSSVIKMLYRKTVKDTEIRIKYACLALLESVLLPTSLKMKISRDHVEAIKDLDAFFAYPWGRVAFDMLMGSIKERDEIALSQNTIAIKGFVLALQLVMVEAVPALTDVVQDTCSSSESDSEDVDGHGRDIFCKKQTLNPAHARNVDKRIDVLVNSVLVEDPTGPINAGNLVYSDEEHDARVESMLVRISRSHCFNNSDFPSGLKKSDVDRMREVVKSTTKPKRAKKFQSNAQDSETSYIVQVVLEKIKSEVASMERNIKVATSGVEAIEQKVGVYVETLLERFKEEMLTFVTEKVSTLWKEHIGSLSGAGTIPTSPTKEVSVPATHSSPDADVNAMTIQNVLRDISQYSTPPRSNRMSEAGNLTPSNKAHAGSGYVCVTPVLQSCAQSANSENRSRQNSFHQRLEALIPVEVPILPTNQVHHQEPIADINVGDNNEEGQSSWRSKRQKTVPSGLVCDYQCDPHLLARLRESQKCIFVIQDISEQTRKYAKLVTKLQGKFVFNILGLAVSAKELLLIVDRPRTYSAKVFDILIRVLRSVMTPLLPPQGSRSAAFLDTKFVPSIMRTFPKCLKSKNKEGYLFPKGLTRIFPSKEALMLHPTRYYFPLNVANKHWVGICFDAGCGSIIILDCNLALHKDAALEKIIKPVVQMLSYLARYACQPLGAEPVIQCYDVARPKSVAQSKVHVDSGLMALLMMAYHALYGLDACKTITRELLEEEGKSAAILAYEFKEKL, from the exons ATGGTGTCTGCTCGGCTGGTTGATTGTCCTGATATACCAGAAGAAACAGAGATGCAGCCAAATCCAGATATGATGTTTGCAGCCGGTGAGAAACCAGTTGGGGTTCGTGTTCTTAGCTATCAATCATCTAGTGCTTTAAAACGGATTTTTAATGCGTTAGACGAAGGAGAATTAGATATTATAAGGAGATCTTCTTTTGGGAAGTTGATAGAGATTGCCGACAAACCAGTTTTTTCTGGTAGATTCGCGCGTTATATGTTGTCAAGGCAGctgaaaacgaagaagaagcacgAAGCGTGGTTTCGATTTGCTGGTAAACCGGTCCGGTTTTCACTTCTCGAATTTGCGATTGTGACGGGCCTACCATGTGGTCAATTTCCCCCGAAGTCAAAGATGAAGCTAAAGGAAACAATAACTGAGCAACGTTATTGGCCGTCGTTATTCGGAAAAGTTGACACGGTGACCGTCTCTTCCGTCATCAAGATGCTGTACCGGAAAACAGTCAAGGATACGGAGATCCGGATCAAATATGCATGTCTGGCGCTGCTTGAATCTGTTTTGCTGCCAACAAGCTTAAAGATGAAGATATCAAGAGATCATGTTGAAGCTATAAAAGATCTTGATGCGTTTTTTGCCTATCCTTGGGGGAGAGTAGCATTTGACATGCTTATGGGGAGTAtcaaagagagagatgagataGCTTTGTCGCAAAACACGATTGCTATAAAAGGATTTGTTCTTGCATTACAGCTTGTTATGGTAGAAGCAGTACCGGCGTTGACAGATGTTGTGCAAGATACGTGTTCATCATCCGAATCAGATAGTGAAGATGTGGATGGACATGGCCGTGATATTTTCTGTAAGAAACAGACTCTGAACCCTGCACACGCACGCAATGTAGATAAGAGAATTGAT GTTCTCGTAAATAGCGTCTTGGTTGAAGATCCGACCGGGCCGATAAACGCGGGAAATTTGGTTTATTCAGACGAAGAACATGATGCGCGAGTTGAAAGCATGTTAGTGCGCATTAGCCGTAGCCATTGTTTCAATAATTCTGATTTTCCCTCTGGCCTTAAAAAGAGTGATGTTGATCGTATGCGAGAAGTGGTTAAATCAACTACAAAGCCAAAGAGAGCTAAGAAGTTCCAGTCTAATGCGCAAGACAGTGAGACCAGTTATATCGTTCAGGTTGTGCTAGAGAAAATTAAATCTGAGGTTGCTTCAATGGAAAGAAACATCAAAGTGGCGACTTCTGGAGTAGAAGCAATAGAACAGAAAGTTGGTGTCTACGTTGAAACATTATTAGAAAGGTTTAAGGAAGAAATGCTCACATTTGTCACCGAAAAGGTTTCTACTCTCTGGAAAGAGCACATAGGTTCTTTGAGTGGAGCAGGAACCATTCCAACGTCTCCCACGAAAGAAGTATCCGTTCCTGCGACTCATTCAAGTCCGGATGCTGATGTCAATGCCATGACTATACAAAACGTGCTGCGAGATATTAGTCAGTACTCTACTCCTCCAAGATCCAATCGTATGAGCGAA GCTGGGAATCTCACTCCAAGTAATAAAGCTCATGCTGGATCTGGATATGTTTGCGTCACACCGGTACTTCAGTCATGTGCACAGTCAGCTAACAGCGAAAATCGTTCTAGGCAAAACTCCTTCCATCAACGTTTG GAAGCGCTTATTCCGGTTGAAGTTCCTATATTGCCGACAAACCAGGTTCATCATCAGGAACCTATAGCCGACATTAATGTTGGTGACAACAATGAAGAAGGCCAATCATCATGGAGAAGTAAGAGGCAGAAGACGGTTCCATCAGGTCTCGTTTGTGATTATCAATGTGATCCGCATTTACTTGCTCGTCTTAGGGAATCTCAGAAGTGCATATTTGTTATACAAGATATATCTGAACAGACAAGAAAGTATGCAAAACTGGTTACCAAATTGCAAGGGAAATT TGTGTTCAACATCTTGGGATTGGCAGTATCTGCAAAGGAACTACTACTAATTGTGGATCGACCTCGTACTTACTCTGCTAAG GTTTTTGATATTCTAATTCGAGTTCTACGTTCGGTTATGACTCCATTGCTGCCTCCTCAAGGTTCTCGGAGTGCTGCATTTCTAGATACCAAATTTGTCCCTTCTATTATGAGGACCTTCCCAAAGTGTCTCAAGTCGAAAAATAAAGAAGGTTACCTATTTCCTAAAGGGCTTACTAGGATTTTCCCTTCAAAAGAAGCTCTGATGCTCCATCCAACAAGGTATTACTTTCCATTGAATGTTGCGAACAAACATTGGGTAGGAATCTGTTTTGATGCTGGTTGTGGGAGTATTATCATCCTTGATTGCAATTTGGCATTGCACAAGGATGCCGCActggaaaaaattataaagccaGTCGTGCAGATGTTATCCTATCTTGCTAGATATGCATGTCAACCTTTGGGAGCAGAGCCTGTGATTCAGTGTTATGATGTTGCTAGGCCAAAGTCAGTAGCTCAGAGTAAAGTTCATGTTGACTCTGGGTTGATGGCTTTGTTGATGATGGCGTATCACGCCCTCTATGGCCTCGATGCGTGTAAGACAATAACTAGAGAATTGCTTGAAGAGGAAGGGAAGAGTGCAGCAATATTGGCGTATGAGTTCAAGGAGAAGTTGTAG